The sequence below is a genomic window from Candidatus Hydrogenedentota bacterium.
GCCGCGAGCATCAATGGCGAGGCTATTCCCGCGCCGTGTCCGGGCAGTTATCTTCGTCTCCGGCGCGAGTGGCATACAGGCGACATTGTCGAAATCTCGTTCGACTTCACGCCGCGCTTCTGGACAGGCGCGGAATCGCGCGCGGGCAAAGTGTCGCTCTATCGCGGGCCGCTGCTGCTCGCCTACGACGCGCGGTATAACACGCTCGAACCGAATGCGCTGCCGGCGCTCGACTGGCAGGCCGTGGCTATTGAACCTGCGGCTTGGCGCGAACCCATTGAGCCGTGGTTCCTCGCGACCGTCCGCGACGCGGCAGGCAATGCGTACGCCGTGTGCGACCTCTCGAGCGCGGGGCAGACCGGCAACCATTACCGCTCCTGGCTGCCCGCGAAGGACACTGCGTCGTTTGGCGCGGCGGGGCATGTCGGCGAACCGCGCGTGGAACTGCTGTCCCTGGCGAGAATCTGGGATGCAGCCCCCCACAACGCGTTCACGGACCTGACCCGCTTTCAGGACAAGTGGTACTGCTCGTTTCGCGAATCCGAAGGGCACGTCGGCGGCGATGGCAAGACGCGCATACTCGTCTCGGCAGACGGTGAGACCTGGCGGAGCGCCACGCTGCTCGAAGAAGCCGGCATCGACCTGCGCGACCCGAAACTCTGCGTCANNNNNNNNNNNNNNNNNNNNNNNNNNNNNNNNNNNNNNNNNNNNNNNNNNNNNNNNNNNNNNNNNNNNNNNNNNNNNNNNNNNNNNNNNNNNNNNNNNNNTCCGAAGGGCACGTCGGCGGCGATGGCAAGACGCGCATACTCGTCTCGGCAGACGGTGAGACCTGGCGGAGCGCCACGCTGCTCGAAGAAGCCGGCATCGACCTGCGCGACCCGAAACTCTGCGTCACGCCCGACGGGCGCCTCATGTGTGTGATGGGCGGGTCGGTCTATCGCGGCAAGGACTTCTTGGGCCGTCAGCCGCGCGTTTCCTTTTCGGCGGACGGCCTTGACTGGAGCGCGCCCGAGCGCATCCTGGAAGAAGGCGATTGGCTCTGGCGCGTAACCTGGCACAAGAACCGCGCGTACGGTATCACCTACAAGCTCTTCGAGAAGAACCAGCCGGAACGCATCCTCGAACTGATGACCAGCGAGGATGGCATCCGTTTTGAGCGCATCGCGTTCCTGAATGTGCCGGACAAGCCGAACGAGACGACACTCCGGTTTCTTGACGATGACCGGATGGTTGCGCTGGTCCGCCGCGAAGGTGGCGACACCGCCGGCTGGATTGGCGTGAGCGCGCCGCCGTATACACAATGGGACTGGAAACAGACGGCGTACCGGCTTGGGGGCCCGAACTTTATCCAGACGCCGGACGGCCGTTTCTGGGCGGGCACGCGCTACTACGGCAAGGAAACGGGCATGGTGCTGTGCCGAATGACGCTCGACGGGCTCGAACCGGCGCTGCTCCTGCCGAGCGGCGGCGATTGCAGCTATCCCGGCATGGTGTGGCACGACGGCCTGCTCTGGATGAGCTATTACGCTTCACACGAGGGCAAGTCGGCGATATACTTGGCGAAGATGCGCCTGCCATAGCGGAAACGTGGGAGAC
It includes:
- a CDS encoding exo-alpha-sialidase, translating into SEGHVGGDGKTRILVSADGETWRSATLLEEAGIDLRDPKLCVTPDGRLMCVMGGSVYRGKDFLGRQPRVSFSADGLDWSAPERILEEGDWLWRVTWHKNRAYGITYKLFEKNQPERILELMTSEDGIRFERIAFLNVPDKPNETTLRFLDDDRMVALVRREGGDTAGWIGVSAPPYTQWDWKQTAYRLGGPNFIQTPDGRFWAGTRYYGKETGMVLCRMTLDGLEPALLLPSGGDCSYPGMVWHDGLLWMSYYASHEGKSAIYLAKMRLP